The following proteins come from a genomic window of Pseudomonas putida:
- a CDS encoding acyl carrier protein — MNHLSIEQRIRQTLGQLLGEHVDAIDKRDSFRDFLGERFDSLMAVEVITAIEGCFDIEVDYLSDDVRFWFETLEKMEQFVGQKLEDQLTLQATE, encoded by the coding sequence GTGAATCACCTCAGCATTGAACAGCGTATCCGCCAAACCCTCGGCCAGCTGCTTGGCGAGCACGTCGACGCCATCGATAAACGCGACAGTTTTCGTGACTTTCTCGGCGAACGCTTCGATAGCCTCATGGCTGTGGAAGTGATCACCGCCATCGAAGGCTGCTTCGACATCGAAGTGGACTACCTCAGCGACGATGTGCGCTTCTGGTTCGAAACCCTGGAAAAGATGGAGCAATTCGTCGGGCAAAAACTGGAAGATCAACTGACCCTGCAGGCCACCGAGTGA
- a CDS encoding prenyltransferase/squalene oxidase repeat-containing protein, with protein MTPPRFPLGQGLSNGQPDLWCTYAAIRSLAWVERLEQVDVPVLQAYILSRRNRDGGFAWSKGMPSDAWATFYCTETLHDLGVGVQQCDETAAWIATLFDGDAYAMCQGQTADVWASHYALRTLIEVCQGQVRDTGPLYAWLEGLQCANGGLSWSADFARRNLADTRACFYGVMAARALARQGLPAPHWNLPRLIGWLQAQQMDCGGFRFSEAAAVPCLWATYRATASLAALQAQPLGRQRCAEWIDALRGPTGAFVRWAGYDGEDVWAAFCAVGSLKALGEPVAHLADGVAAFIATLSMPQGGYSYRRADTAADVLTTAAAVLGECLAPQQRGAALRWIEGCQMPNEPGIMYMPGRGAEVRCTNWGLAAGAFDGQAGPRQAIGRWLASLQNPDGGFGFWEGRGSDMVSTASAVSILRQLGDDCGVDLAAIERYVASCQQAHGYATFPRGEVSLRAGLQALGCLAHIGNDVTEAAARLLAAHKVRQGGFANQGQRIPDLLSTYQAVALAADLGLPVDLAHLRFFLDKVRGAAGHAWSPLFLQGVDALSTCLGRLLDAFAQGQRKQLPSLQLS; from the coding sequence ATGACGCCGCCACGCTTCCCCCTGGGGCAGGGCCTGAGCAACGGCCAACCGGATCTGTGGTGCACCTATGCGGCCATACGCAGCCTGGCCTGGGTTGAGCGCCTTGAGCAGGTTGATGTACCGGTATTACAGGCCTACATCCTGTCTCGGCGCAACCGCGATGGCGGCTTTGCCTGGAGCAAGGGGATGCCCTCCGATGCCTGGGCCACGTTTTATTGCACCGAAACCCTGCACGACCTGGGCGTTGGCGTTCAACAGTGCGACGAAACAGCGGCCTGGATCGCTACGCTGTTCGATGGCGACGCTTATGCCATGTGCCAGGGCCAGACGGCGGACGTGTGGGCCAGCCACTATGCGCTGCGCACCTTGATCGAAGTGTGCCAGGGCCAGGTGCGGGATACCGGGCCGTTGTATGCCTGGCTCGAGGGGTTGCAGTGTGCCAATGGTGGCCTGAGCTGGTCGGCTGATTTCGCCCGACGCAACCTGGCCGACACCCGTGCCTGTTTCTACGGCGTGATGGCTGCGCGGGCGCTGGCTCGCCAGGGCTTGCCGGCGCCGCACTGGAACCTGCCACGCCTGATCGGCTGGCTACAGGCACAGCAGATGGATTGCGGTGGTTTCCGGTTCAGCGAAGCGGCGGCTGTGCCGTGCCTGTGGGCGACCTATCGCGCCACGGCCAGCCTTGCTGCATTGCAGGCGCAACCGCTGGGCCGTCAGCGCTGCGCTGAATGGATCGATGCCTTGCGCGGTCCGACCGGTGCCTTCGTGCGCTGGGCCGGTTATGACGGTGAGGACGTCTGGGCGGCATTCTGCGCAGTGGGTTCGCTCAAGGCACTGGGAGAGCCGGTGGCGCATCTGGCCGACGGCGTGGCTGCGTTCATCGCCACGTTATCGATGCCCCAAGGCGGCTATTCCTATCGCCGGGCAGATACCGCCGCCGACGTGCTGACTACTGCGGCCGCGGTGCTGGGCGAATGCCTGGCGCCGCAGCAGCGTGGTGCGGCCCTGCGCTGGATCGAAGGCTGCCAAATGCCCAACGAGCCTGGGATCATGTACATGCCCGGCCGTGGTGCCGAGGTGCGTTGCACCAATTGGGGCCTTGCAGCGGGCGCTTTCGATGGCCAGGCAGGGCCCCGCCAGGCGATCGGCCGATGGCTGGCCTCGCTGCAGAACCCTGACGGCGGCTTCGGTTTCTGGGAGGGGCGCGGCTCTGACATGGTGTCCACCGCATCAGCCGTGTCGATCTTGCGGCAATTGGGCGATGACTGCGGCGTGGACTTGGCGGCCATCGAACGCTACGTCGCCAGCTGCCAGCAAGCTCATGGCTACGCAACGTTCCCCCGTGGCGAAGTGTCACTGCGCGCGGGGTTGCAGGCCCTGGGCTGCCTGGCCCATATCGGCAACGACGTCACTGAGGCTGCCGCCCGGTTACTGGCCGCGCACAAAGTGCGCCAGGGCGGCTTCGCCAACCAGGGGCAGCGCATTCCCGACCTGCTCAGCACCTACCAGGCCGTGGCACTGGCTGCCGACCTGGGCCTGCCTGTGGACCTTGCCCACCTGCGCTTTTTCCTCGACAAGGTGCGCGGCGCTGCCGGCCATGCCTGGTCACCCTTGTTCTTGCAAGGGGTTGATGCGTTGTCCACCTGCCTGGGCCGCCTGCTCGACGCCTTTGCCCAAGGCCAGCGTAAGCAGCTGCCCAGCTTGCAGTTGTCGTAA
- a CDS encoding phenylacetate--CoA ligase family protein produces the protein MLVHSDQDYGVLQAAERELQLQAGHVPSAAFYERKLQAVWTRAQHSAHYANIGPYSFTAFQQLPATAKALLKGQPLEFCTVELGEAAKYYATTGTTGEPTPTPRLKEDIIWNAVSVASHWRAVLRPGSRVANLMPSDIVPVGDLIANVCEYLDVSHVRLYPFTTGITDWERVCKTFDTYRPTVLFIAPGVLVQLTRYLKQRELLHAFAKSVRSIMLLGEVNTQPLRDRLARWWKCDVFDASYGSTETGTLAAVGQDLQMRLATATNYFELLLPDGKLVTPAEGLTGRLVVTPLNLYARPLLRLDTGDSVTITSPWEPGCVSPTLLINGRDSDSIRVAGVGLEIRAVEEVVYGSCDATGYVIEVDRQTDSAALILERDVVWDSSQEARLQAHLLERSEQHMGLRWSRVLFVNNLSALNKSGGSQKSWKKTNLRFIGGQQ, from the coding sequence ATGTTAGTTCATAGCGACCAGGATTATGGCGTACTGCAGGCCGCGGAACGCGAGCTTCAACTGCAGGCGGGGCATGTCCCCAGCGCCGCATTTTATGAACGCAAGTTGCAAGCAGTTTGGACGCGAGCACAACACAGCGCCCATTACGCAAACATAGGTCCCTACAGTTTCACGGCCTTCCAGCAGTTGCCCGCAACCGCCAAGGCATTGCTCAAAGGCCAACCGCTTGAGTTCTGCACTGTAGAACTCGGCGAGGCGGCCAAGTATTACGCCACCACCGGCACGACTGGCGAGCCGACCCCGACCCCGCGTTTGAAAGAAGACATCATCTGGAATGCCGTCAGTGTCGCAAGCCATTGGCGGGCAGTGCTGCGCCCGGGTTCGCGGGTAGCCAACCTGATGCCATCGGACATCGTGCCGGTGGGCGACCTGATCGCCAACGTCTGCGAGTACCTGGACGTTTCCCACGTGCGCCTCTATCCCTTCACCACCGGTATTACCGACTGGGAGCGGGTGTGCAAGACCTTCGACACGTATCGGCCTACGGTCCTGTTCATTGCCCCCGGGGTGCTGGTGCAGTTGACCCGCTACCTGAAACAGCGCGAATTGCTGCACGCCTTCGCCAAGTCGGTGCGCTCGATCATGCTGCTTGGCGAGGTCAACACCCAGCCGTTGCGTGACCGCCTGGCGCGCTGGTGGAAATGTGATGTTTTCGATGCCAGCTACGGCAGTACCGAAACAGGCACCCTGGCCGCAGTGGGCCAAGACCTGCAGATGCGCCTGGCCACGGCTACCAATTATTTTGAGCTGCTGTTGCCCGACGGCAAGCTGGTCACCCCGGCCGAGGGCCTTACGGGCCGCCTCGTGGTTACACCGCTCAACCTGTATGCACGCCCGCTGTTGCGGCTGGACACCGGTGACAGCGTGACCATCACCTCGCCTTGGGAGCCAGGCTGCGTCAGCCCGACCCTGCTGATCAACGGGCGTGACAGCGACAGCATCCGCGTGGCTGGCGTAGGCCTTGAGATCCGCGCGGTCGAGGAGGTGGTATACGGCAGTTGCGATGCCACAGGTTATGTCATCGAAGTGGACCGCCAGACTGACAGCGCCGCGCTGATCCTCGAGCGTGACGTTGTCTGGGACAGCAGCCAGGAAGCACGCCTGCAAGCGCATTTGCTGGAGCGCTCCGAGCAGCACATGGGGCTGCGCTGGAGCCGCGTGCTGTTCGTCAACAACCTGTCGGCGCTGAACAAGAGCGGCGGTTCGCAAAAGAGCTGGAAGAAAACCAATCTGCGCTTTATCGGTGGCCAGCAATGA
- a CDS encoding glycerate kinase: MKIVIAPDSFKDSLDAAGVARAIAAGLAEALPSAELLECPMADGGEGTMEAIVAASHGELRRQTVRGPLSQPVQAGWGWLADSRTAIIEMAQASGIQLVPSAQRDACRSSTWGTGELINAALSAGAQRIVLAIGGSATNDGGSGMLRALGLRLLDTDGQPLEEGGLALAGLARIDVSGLDPRLAQVRFEVAADVDNPLCGPNGASAIFGPQKGASPAQVQALDKALGHFADHCAQVLGQDVRELPGCGAAGGMGFAAKAFMEARFRPGVEVVAELAGLDALVKGADLVITGEGRFDAQTLRGKTPMGVARVAKRHGVPVVVLAGTLGEGYQQLYAHGIDAAFALASGPTTLEQACADAAHLLQARASDIARVWRCAQGR; encoded by the coding sequence ATGCTGCCGGTGTCGCCCGTGCCATCGCCGCCGGCCTGGCCGAGGCGCTGCCTAGCGCTGAGCTGCTCGAGTGCCCCATGGCCGATGGCGGCGAAGGCACCATGGAGGCGATTGTCGCTGCCAGCCACGGCGAGCTGCGCCGGCAGACCGTTCGCGGGCCACTGAGCCAGCCGGTGCAGGCCGGTTGGGGCTGGCTGGCCGACAGCCGTACGGCGATCATCGAGATGGCCCAGGCCAGTGGTATCCAGCTGGTGCCGAGTGCGCAGCGTGATGCCTGCCGCAGCAGCACCTGGGGCACTGGCGAGCTGATCAACGCCGCGCTCAGCGCAGGGGCACAGCGCATTGTTCTGGCAATCGGCGGCAGTGCTACCAACGATGGCGGCAGCGGCATGCTGCGTGCCCTAGGCCTGCGTTTGCTGGACACCGATGGCCAGCCGCTGGAAGAGGGCGGCTTGGCCCTGGCCGGGCTGGCACGCATCGATGTCAGCGGCCTGGACCCTCGCCTGGCGCAGGTCCGGTTCGAAGTGGCGGCCGACGTCGACAATCCCCTGTGTGGGCCCAATGGTGCTTCGGCGATCTTCGGGCCACAAAAAGGTGCCAGCCCCGCGCAGGTCCAGGCCCTGGACAAAGCGCTGGGCCACTTTGCCGACCATTGTGCGCAGGTGCTGGGCCAAGACGTGAGAGAACTGCCAGGGTGTGGCGCTGCCGGCGGCATGGGCTTTGCCGCCAAGGCCTTCATGGAGGCGCGGTTCCGACCGGGCGTGGAAGTGGTGGCGGAGTTGGCCGGCCTCGATGCGTTGGTGAAAGGTGCCGACCTTGTGATTACTGGTGAGGGCCGCTTCGATGCCCAGACCCTGAGGGGCAAGACGCCGATGGGCGTGGCGCGGGTCGCCAAGCGCCATGGGGTGCCGGTGGTGGTGCTGGCGGGTACCTTGGGTGAAGGCTATCAGCAACTGTACGCGCATGGCATCGATGCGGCATTCGCCCTTGCCAGCGGGCCGACGACCCTGGAGCAGGCCTGCGCCGATGCGGCGCACTTGTTGCAGGCCCGGGCCAGTGATATTGCGCGGGTATGGCGTTGCGCCCAGGGGCGCTAA